The following nucleotide sequence is from Corylus avellana chromosome ca7, CavTom2PMs-1.0.
AACACCCATTGACTTCAAGAAGTGCACCTTTTCAGTTCCCCTGAAATCCAGAACACAAATCAACAAATAATTCGtatgaagagaaagagaaagagaagagaaagtaCCTAGCGACGGCAATAACAATGGCGCCGCAAACCTTTCCGATTTGAACAGCAGCAAGGCCAACGCCTCCAGCTGCACCAAGAACCAGCAATACCTGTCCAGAGCTGAGATGAGCCCTGTGGACAAGTGCCACGTGCGAGGTTCCGTAGGCAACGGGAAGCGCACTTGCGCCCACCATATCACATCCCTCTGGTACTCGGAACCTTCAAttccaatttaaaaaaagtctaatccaacaaaaaaaaatttcagactTCATTAAATAAAACGAGGAAAGATAGAGTGACAGACAGTTGGGACTGGTCGACAACGATGAGCTGAGCAAAGGAGCCGAGGTTGGCGACGGAACAAACGGGGTCTCCGACTTGGAATTGAGAAACATTGGGACCCACTGCATCGACGATTCCCGAGTAGTCGGAGCCTGGGATGAAGGGCAGGGGAGGCTTCTCCTGGTACGTTCCCTGTATCTGCAGGTAATTGGCGTAGTTCAAACTGGTGGCTTTCACCCTGACCCTCACTGCCGTGGGAGAATCCACTTGAGGGATCGGGTGGTTCTTGATCAACACTATCGGGGAATTCGACTTGTCTTCTGTGGTTGGATCACCCAATTTCCTGCACAACACTGCTTCCATTTCCTTGTTTctttcaattctctctctcaaaaaattCAGGGCCTGCTTCTACTGTTTGTTGATGGTAAAAGAGCAAATTCACATGGGCATTTAGGCTTTAGCGAGCAATCGCTTTTATGTTTCCTTAGAGCCAAAGAGACGATGTGACGATGTCGTTTcatgaagagaaagaaaatggaaaaagatttGGTAGTAGACAAGACGGGTAGTTTAGTCATTTTCAATTATTACTATCCTATCCTATTATATTTACCTGGTTCAGCCCGCGCTCCTCTTTCTTTATCCTGCCTGTTGCTCATAAGTCATATCTCAATTCTAAACTGAACAAGCCTATTACTATAGCATCTCAACCATACTAGATGAGGAGCGTGATGGGGGTGTTTCAGTTTCAGGAGAATCTGTTATTGGTTGGCCATTGTGGACGTGGTAGCGTTCCTCATTTCTCCGATTATGCTGGAAATAACTTGTCTCTAGAGATTCAGGGCAGCCACAGCTTTCCTTCTCGACTAAGATTTTCCCCCCATCCTCAtgcttctacttcttcttcttctctcactGCCTCAGGTGCCCAATATTCttctccacctttttttttttttttttcctaaggtTATACCtcaattgttaatttgttatggAACTTCCTTATATATCAGATGCTATTGTTAATATGGACTCTTATATTTGAGCTTATTTCTAcaagtaaaattattatttttcaggCTGTTGATTTATTCCTGTTTTTCCCCTCAATACTATTTCCATACCAAGAAGaaagattaatttaattagattaatttaatttgtatatcataaaaaagaaattatgatATACTAGGGAACAAAAGGAAAACCTCGTACTTTGGTTTTCTAGATTCTATTTGCaaggatttattttattttattttattttaatttctgatAAACAATTATTGATCAGTATATCAAAGTTCTAAGAGTACTTTCTGTGTGCTTCAAATCTCCAGAGCCATTGTTC
It contains:
- the LOC132186700 gene encoding uncharacterized protein LOC132186700 — encoded protein: MEAVLCRKLGDPTTEDKSNSPIVLIKNHPIPQVDSPTAVRVRVKATSLNYANYLQIQGTYQEKPPLPFIPGSDYSGIVDAVGPNVSQFQVGDPVCSVANLGSFAQLIVVDQSQLFRVPEGCDMVGASALPVAYGTSHVALVHRAHLSSGQVLLVLGAAGGVGLAAVQIGKVCGAIVIAVARGTEKVHFLKSMGVDHVVDLSHENVTQSIKDFLKARKLKGVDVLFDPVGGKLTKEALRLLNWGAQILVIGFASGEVPLIPANIALVKNWTVHGLYWGSYRIHRPGVLEDSVRELLSWMARGFITIHISHTYSMSEASLAFSAIKDRKAIGKVMIILDDKTSVRSKL